One window of the Prionailurus bengalensis isolate Pbe53 chromosome E1, Fcat_Pben_1.1_paternal_pri, whole genome shotgun sequence genome contains the following:
- the PLD2 gene encoding phospholipase D2, whose translation MAATPQSLFPAGGELDSSQLQMEPDELDTLREGEDPADRMHPFLAIYDLQPLKMHPLVFAPGVPVTAQVVGTERYTSGSKVGTCTLYSVRLTHGAFTWTTKKKFRHFQELHRDLLRHKVLMSLLPLARFATTHPPAGEAANREMPSLPRAGPEGSSRHASSKQKYLENYLNRLLTMSFYRNYHAMTEFLEVSQLSFIPDLGSKGLEGVIRKRSGGHRVPGLTCCGRDQVCYRWSKRWLVVKDSFLLYLCLETGAISFVQLFDPGFEVQVGKRSTETRYGVRIDTSHRSLILKCGSYRQARWWGQEITELAQGPGRDFIQLHRHDSYAPPRPRTLARWFVNGAGYFAAVADAIVGAQEEIFITDWWLSPEIYLKRPAHSDDWRLDIMLKKKAEEGVRVSVLLFKEVELALGINSGYSKRALMLLHPNIKVMRHPDQVTLWAHHEKLLVVDQVVAFLGGLDLAYGRWDDLQYRLTDLGDPSEPPAPQPPTPGSDAPATPDLSQNQLFWLGKDYSNLITKDWVQLDRPFEDFIDRETTPRMPWRDVGVAVHGLPARDLARHFIQRWNFTKTTKAKYKTPVYPFLLPKSTSTADQLSFTIPGGQCATVQVLRSVDRWSAGTMENSILNAYLHTIRESQRFLYIENQFFISCSDGRTVLNKVGDEIVDRILKAHKQGQRFRVYVLLPLLPGFEGDITTGGGNSIQAILHFTYRTLCRGEYSILHRLKAAMGTAWRDYISICGLRTHGELAGHPVSELIYIHSKMLIADDRTVIIGSANINDRSLLGKRDSELAVLIEDTEMEPSLMDGGEYQAGRFALSLRKHCFSVILGAHARPDLDLRDPVCDDFFQLWQDTAESNANIYEQIFRCLPSNATRSLRALREYVAVEPLATVSPPLARSELTQVQGYLVHFPLKFLEDESLLPPLGSKEGVMPLEVWT comes from the exons ATGGCGGCGACCCCCCAGAGCCTCTTCCCCGCGGGAGGCGAGCTGGACTCCAGCCAGTTGCAGATGGAGCCCGACGAGCTGGACActctgagggagggggaggaccCAG CTGACCGGATGCACCCTTTCCTGGCCATCTACGACCTGCAGCCTCTGAAAATGCACCCCTTGGTGTTCGCCCCTGGGGTGCCCGTCACAGCCCAGGTGGTGGGAACCGAAAGATACACCAGCGGATCCAAG GTGGGAACCTGCACTCTGTATTCCGTCCGCTTGACTCACGGCGCCTTTACCTGGACAACCAAGAAGAAGTTCCGTCATTTCCAGGAGCTGCACCGGGACCTCCTGAGGCACAAAGTCTTGATGAGTCTGCTCCCTCTGGCCCG CTTTGCCACCACCCATCCCCCCGCCGGAGAAGCCGCCAACCGCGAGATGCCCTCTCTGCCTCGCGCAGGACCCGAGGGCTCCTCCAGACACGCGTCCAGCAAACAG AAATACCTGGAGAATTACCTCAACCGCCTCCTGACCATGTCTTTCTACCGCAACTACCACGCCATG ACGGAGTTCCTGGAAGTCAGCCAGCTCTCCTTCATCCCAGACCTTGGCTCCAAAGGACT GGAAGGAGTGATCCGGAAGCGTTCGGGCGGCCACCGAGTTCCTGGCCTCACCTGCTGTGGCCGGGACCAAGTGTGTTACCGCTGGTCCAAGAG GTGGCTGGTGGTGAAGGACTCTTTCCTGCTGTACCTGTGCCTCGAGACGGGCGCCATCTCCTTTGTTCAGCTCTTTGACCCTGGCTTCGAGGTGCAGGTGGGGAAACGCAGCACTGAGACGCGGTACGGGGTCAGGATCGACACCTCCCACAG GTCCCTGATCCTCAAGTGTGGCAGCTACCGGCAGGCACGGTGGTGGGGCCAGGAGATCACGGAGCTGGCCCAGGGCCCGGGAAGAGACTTCATACAGCTGCACCGTCACGACAGCTATGCCCCGCCCCGGCCCAGGACCTTGGCCCGGTG gttTGTGAACGGGGCGGGTTACTTTGCCGCTGTGGCAGACGCCATCGTAGGAGCTCAAGAGGAGATTTTCATCACAGACTGGTG GTTGAGTCCTGAGATTTACCTGAAGCGTCCGGCCCACTCAGATGACTGGAGACTGGACATTATGCTCAAGAAGAAGGCG GAGGAGGGTGTCCGTGTGTCTGTACTGCTGTTTAAGGAGGTGGAGCTGGCCTTGGGCATTAACAGCGGCTACAGCAAGAGGGCTCTGATGCTGCTGCACCCCAACATAAAG GTGATGCGTCACCCGGACCAGGTGACGCTGTGGGCCCATCATGAGAAGCTCCTGGTCGTGGACCAAGTAGTGGCCTTCTTGGGGGGGCTGGACCTCGCCTACGGCCGCTGGGACGACCTGCAGTACCGGCTGACTGACCTCGGGGACCCCTCTGAACCACCCGCCCCACAG CCTCCCACCCCCGGCTCAGACGCTCCGGCCACCCCAGACCTGTCCCAAAACCAACTCTTCTGGCTGGGCAAGGACTACAGCAATCTTATCACTAAGGACTGGGTGCAGCTGGACCGGCCTTTTGAGG ATTTCATCGACAGGGAGACCACGCCCCGGATGCCATGGCGGGACGTAGGGGTGGCCGTCCACGGTCTGCCCGCCCGGGACCTGGCCCGCCACTTCATCCAGCGCTGGAATTTCACCAAG ACGACCAAGGCCAAGTACAAGACCCCCGTGTACCCCTTCCTGCTGCCCAAATCCACCAGCACCGCGGACCAGCTCTCCTTCACGATCCCGGGGGGGCAGTGCGCCACTGTGCAG GTCTTGCGGTCGGTGGACCGTTGGTCAGCAGGGACGATGGAAAACTCCATCCTCAATGCCTACCTGCACACCATCAGGGAGAGTCAGCGCTTCCTGTACATCGAG AATCAGTTCTTTATTAGCTGCTCGGACGGGCGGACCGTTCTGAACAAGGTGGGCGATGAGATTGTGGACAGAATCCTGAAGGCCCACAA ACAGGGCCAGCGTTTCCGAGTCTACGTGCTTCTGCCCCTGCTGCCGGGGTTTGAAGGTGACATCACGACAGGTGGTGGTAACTCCATCCAGGCCATTCTGCACTTCACTTacag GACCCTGTGCCGTGGGGAATATTCGATCCTACATCGCCTCAAAGCCGCCA TGGGGACAGCGTGGCGGGACTACATATCCATCTGCGGGCTTCGCACACACGGAGAGCTGGCCGGGCACCCGGTCTCCGAACTCATCTACATCCACAGCAAGATGCTTATTGCAGATGACCGGACGGTCATCATCG GCTCCGCCAACATCAACGACCGGAGCTTGCTGGGGAAGCGAGACAGTGAGCTGGCCGTGCTGATCGAGGACACAGAGATGGAACCATCCCTCATGGACGGTGGGGAGTATCAGGCGGGCCGGTTTGCTTTGAGTCTGCGGAAGCACTGCTTCAG TGTGATTCTCGGGGCACATGCCCGGCCAGACCTGGATCTCCGAGACCCTGTCTGTGATGACTTCTTTCAGCTGTGGCAGGACACAGCCGAGAGCAATGCCAATATCTATGAGCAG ATCTTCCGCTGCCTGCCATCCAATGCCACACGCTCTCTCAGGGCGCTCCGGGAGTACGTGGCCGTGGAGCCCCTGGCCACAGTCAGCCCACCTTTGGCCCGGTCTGAGCTCACCCAGGTCCAGGGCTACCTGGTCCACTTTCCCCTCAAGTTCCTGGAGGATGAGTCTTTGCTGCCCCCCCTGGGGAGCAAGGAAGGCGTGATGCCCCTCGAAGTGTGGACATAG
- the LOC122484825 gene encoding uncharacterized protein C17orf114-like, with protein sequence MGLKGAWCFPWCGCRRQRRTGRGAGLDPAAPPDPNPGPAEAPTVAEGGIPALGSGAYFSRKARLSFRHQLHDPATANDSTI encoded by the exons ATGGGTCTCAAGGGGGCATGGTGTTTCCCATGGTGTGGGTGCCGGAGGCAGCGGAGGACTGGAAGAGGAGCAG GCCTGGATCCGGCTGCCCCTCCAGACCCAAACCCCGGCCCGGCTGAAGCCCCCACCGTGGCTGAGGGAGGGATACCCGCCCTAGGGTCTGGCGCCTACTTCAGCAGGAAGGCCCGACTCTCCTTCCGCCACCAGCTGCACGACCCGGCGACGGCCAATGACTCCACCATCTGA
- the PSMB6 gene encoding proteasome subunit beta type-6 yields MAATLVSAGGAGSVPAWGPEAIAPDWESREVSTGTTIMAVQFEGGVVLGADSRTTTGSYIANRVTDKLTPIHDRIFCCRSGSAADTQAVADAVTYQLGFHSIELNEPPLVHTAASLFKEMCYRYREDLMAGIIIAGWDPQEGGQVYSVPMGGMMVRQSFAIGGSGSSYIYGYVDATYREGMTKEECLQFTANALALAMERDGSSGGVIRLAAIEESGVERRVLLGDQIPKFTIATLPPP; encoded by the exons ATGGCGGCCACCTTAGTATCCGCTGGAGGAGCGGGGTCTGTCCCAGCCTGGGGTCCCGAGGCTATTGCCCCCGACTGGGAAAGCCGGGAAGTCTCCACAGGG ACCACTATCATGGCCGTGCAATTTGAAGGGGGCGTGGTTCTCGGAGCCGACTCCAGAACTACCACTGG GTCCTACATTGCCAATCGAGTGACTGACAAGCTGACCCCTATTCATGACCGTATCTTCTGCTGCCGCTCAGGCTCAGCAGCAGATACCCAGGCAGTAGCTGATGCTGTCACGTATCAGCTCGGTTTCCACAG CATTGAGCTAAATGAGCCTCCGCTGGTGCACACAGCCGCCAGCCTCTTTAAGGAGATGTGTTACCGATACCGGGAAGACTTGATGGCAGGAATCATCATTGCGGGCTGGGACCCCCAAGAAGGAGGGCAG GTGTACTCGGTGCCCATGGGGGGCATGATGGTAAGACAGTCCTTTGCCATTGGGGGCTCTGGGAGCTCCTATATCTATGGCTATGTCGACGCTACCTACCGGGAAGGCATGACCAAGGAAGAGTGTCTACAATTCACGGCCAATG CCCTCGCTTTGGCCATGGAACGGGACGGCTCCAGCGGAGGTGTGATCCGCCTGGCGGCCATCGAGGAGTCAGGGGTGGAGCGGCGGGTACTTTTGGGGGACCAGATTCCCAAATTCACCATCGCCACGTTACCGCCTCCCTGA